From one Thalassobaculum sp. OXR-137 genomic stretch:
- a CDS encoding aconitase family protein, which produces MTRIAFPGRILFLSDDPAKLARQFAGEDLSAEEAAPLRTDISTDEITPIPTVVHYDDTIARFAHIGFETQGQRPIGEAAILDGGFSVLVGGNRYGKGSSREHSPLAEVRAGIRLIVAEGFERLYRQNADNLGLFTATDFGLIARIRAGEAIPIEDLLAGRDPQAQAILRAGGLLGYGRAVAPTATPLRAERLANSGPKTLAPKTLAEKIIARHAVEIGGESWSLAPGSAGFVRPAWRYFHDIYTAMCGHMLEKAYGEDLVFADPASVVSFEDHYSYAHRPEVNAKTDRMPGIRRMSTGHRAFVGKYGLRDHGYLDGEEGSEGISHAMMTEQYVLPGQLAAGTDSHTPHCGALGCLAYGIGSTEMANALMTGLTRIKVPQTVRVTLSGNIPAGVMAKDIVLHLLADPFVRGGGGIGCVFEFCGPAAAQLSTDERATFTNMTAEMGGLTGLFEPDAETCRFLKERRGIDVVLEPWMKSDAGAAYAHEIEIDCAALVPMLAAPGDPGNGVRLSDLAETVFVDIAYGGSCTAGKREDFDGYHEVLRWAADQGLTVPDGVKLYLQFGTTAVREYCRERGYLEAFEAVGAEILQPACGACAGCGPGLSLESDQVTVSAINRNFPGRSGPGKVWLASPKTVAASAIAGRIVSFDELRSGRG; this is translated from the coding sequence ATGACCCGGATCGCGTTTCCCGGTCGCATCCTGTTCCTGTCGGACGACCCGGCCAAGCTCGCGCGCCAGTTCGCCGGCGAGGACCTCTCCGCGGAGGAGGCCGCGCCCCTGCGCACCGACATCTCCACCGACGAGATCACCCCGATCCCCACCGTGGTGCATTACGACGACACCATCGCCCGCTTCGCCCATATCGGCTTCGAGACCCAGGGGCAGCGGCCGATCGGCGAGGCGGCGATCCTCGATGGCGGCTTCTCGGTCCTCGTCGGCGGCAACCGCTACGGCAAGGGCTCCTCGCGCGAGCACAGCCCGCTGGCCGAGGTGCGGGCCGGCATCCGGCTGATCGTCGCCGAGGGGTTCGAGCGGCTGTACCGCCAGAACGCCGACAATCTCGGCCTGTTCACCGCCACCGATTTCGGGCTGATCGCGCGCATCCGCGCCGGCGAGGCGATCCCGATCGAGGATCTGCTGGCCGGCCGCGACCCCCAGGCCCAGGCGATCCTGCGCGCCGGCGGACTGCTCGGCTACGGCCGCGCCGTCGCGCCGACCGCCACGCCGCTGCGGGCCGAGCGCCTGGCGAACAGCGGCCCGAAAACCCTGGCCCCGAAGACCCTGGCCGAGAAGATCATCGCCCGCCACGCCGTGGAAATCGGCGGCGAGAGCTGGAGCCTGGCGCCCGGCTCGGCCGGGTTCGTGCGTCCGGCCTGGCGCTATTTCCACGACATCTACACCGCCATGTGCGGCCACATGCTGGAAAAGGCCTATGGCGAGGATCTGGTCTTCGCGGACCCGGCGAGCGTGGTGTCCTTCGAGGACCATTACTCCTACGCCCATCGCCCGGAGGTGAACGCCAAGACCGACCGCATGCCCGGCATCCGCCGCATGTCGACCGGCCACCGGGCCTTCGTGGGGAAGTACGGGCTGCGCGACCACGGCTATCTGGACGGCGAGGAGGGCTCCGAAGGCATCTCCCACGCGATGATGACCGAGCAGTACGTGCTGCCCGGACAGCTCGCGGCGGGGACGGATTCCCACACGCCCCATTGCGGCGCGCTCGGCTGCCTCGCCTACGGGATCGGCAGCACCGAGATGGCGAACGCCCTGATGACCGGGCTGACCCGGATCAAGGTGCCGCAGACGGTGCGGGTGACCCTGAGCGGCAACATCCCGGCCGGGGTGATGGCCAAGGACATCGTGCTGCATCTGCTGGCCGACCCGTTCGTGCGCGGCGGCGGCGGCATCGGCTGCGTGTTCGAGTTCTGCGGCCCGGCCGCGGCCCAGCTCTCCACCGACGAGCGGGCGACCTTCACCAACATGACCGCCGAGATGGGCGGGCTGACCGGCCTGTTCGAGCCGGATGCGGAGACCTGCCGCTTCCTGAAGGAACGGCGCGGGATCGATGTGGTGCTCGAACCCTGGATGAAGAGCGACGCCGGGGCGGCCTATGCCCACGAGATCGAGATCGACTGCGCCGCCCTGGTGCCGATGCTGGCGGCACCGGGCGATCCGGGGAACGGGGTGCGGCTGTCCGATCTGGCCGAGACGGTGTTCGTCGACATCGCCTATGGCGGGTCCTGCACCGCCGGCAAGCGCGAGGATTTCGACGGCTATCACGAGGTGCTGCGCTGGGCCGCCGACCAGGGCCTCACGGTGCCGGACGGTGTGAAGCTGTACCTGCAGTTCGGGACCACGGCGGTGCGGGAATACTGTCGGGAGCGGGGCTATCTCGAGGCGTTCGAGGCGGTCGGGGCGGAGATCCTGCAGCCGGCCTGCGGCGCCTGTGCCGGCTGCGGGCCGGGCCTGTCGCTGGAGAGCGACCAGGTGACGGTGAGCGCCATCAACCGCAACTTCCCCGGACGCTCCGGCCCGGGCAAGGTCTGGCTCGCCAGCCCGAAGACGGTCGCCGCCAGCGCCATCGCCGGGCGCATCGTGTCGTTCGACGAATTGCGGAGCGGGCGCGGCTGA
- a CDS encoding TRAP transporter large permease produces the protein MLDPATTGILVGILLLFFLAVGVHIGVALGLGGILGMYLAIGPDAAWAQLATIPFSTTNEFTLAVIPLFILMGSLATTAGITTDLYKAAYNWLGHLRGGLAIATTLASAAFGAACGSTVVNAAVFTRMALPEMTKFGYDKRLSAGCIAASGTLASLIPPSILMVIYAIITEQSIAVLLMAGLVPGLLSAAVFVVGIYIWALRRPDMAPTLETRPSARERYQSLYGVWGIIFLFTLVIGGIYTGFFVPTYAGAVGAFGAFLIVLAKGRFSGKSMVETFKDAGVTTSVIFIIVIGGILFARFLTYTGLIADISTILLAWDLNPYLYLLAFAVIYLILGMFIEPIAIMVMTLPVMFPILTSVGFDPIWLGVISIKLAEISLMTPPVGLNVYVVRSASPIPLTLEEVFSGVMPFVLMDVITLGLLIAFPAIVTFLPELMR, from the coding sequence ATGCTCGATCCCGCCACGACAGGCATCCTTGTCGGCATCCTGCTGCTGTTCTTCCTGGCCGTCGGCGTCCATATCGGCGTCGCGCTCGGCCTGGGCGGCATTCTGGGCATGTATCTGGCCATCGGACCGGACGCCGCCTGGGCGCAGCTCGCCACCATCCCGTTCAGCACGACCAACGAGTTCACGCTGGCGGTCATCCCGCTGTTCATCCTGATGGGCTCGCTCGCGACGACCGCCGGGATAACCACCGATCTGTACAAGGCGGCCTATAACTGGCTGGGCCATCTGCGCGGCGGTCTCGCCATCGCCACGACGCTGGCCTCCGCCGCCTTCGGAGCGGCCTGCGGCTCAACCGTGGTCAACGCCGCGGTCTTCACCCGCATGGCCCTGCCGGAGATGACGAAGTTCGGCTACGACAAGCGGTTGAGCGCGGGCTGTATCGCCGCGTCGGGCACGCTGGCCTCGCTGATTCCGCCGAGCATTCTGATGGTGATCTACGCGATCATCACCGAGCAGTCGATCGCCGTGCTGCTGATGGCCGGCCTGGTTCCGGGCCTGCTGTCCGCCGCCGTTTTCGTGGTCGGCATCTATATTTGGGCGCTGCGCCGACCGGATATGGCGCCGACCCTGGAGACCCGTCCCTCCGCCCGCGAGCGCTACCAGTCGCTCTACGGTGTGTGGGGCATCATCTTCCTGTTCACGCTGGTCATCGGCGGCATCTACACCGGCTTCTTCGTGCCGACCTATGCCGGCGCGGTCGGCGCGTTCGGCGCCTTCCTGATCGTCCTTGCCAAGGGCCGGTTCTCCGGCAAGTCGATGGTGGAGACCTTCAAGGACGCGGGCGTGACGACCTCGGTGATCTTCATCATCGTGATCGGCGGCATCCTGTTCGCCCGGTTCCTGACCTATACCGGGCTGATCGCCGACATCTCGACGATCCTGCTGGCCTGGGACCTGAACCCGTATCTGTATCTGCTGGCCTTCGCGGTGATCTATCTGATCCTCGGCATGTTCATCGAGCCGATCGCGATCATGGTGATGACCCTGCCGGTGATGTTCCCGATCCTGACCAGCGTCGGTTTCGACCCGATCTGGCTGGGCGTGATCTCGATCAAGCTGGCGGAAATCTCGCTGATGACCCCGCCGGTTGGCCTGAACGTCTATGTGGTGCGCAGCGCCTCGCCGATCCCGCTGACGTTGGAGGAGGTGTTCTCCGGGGTCATGCCGTTCGTGCTGATGGACGTGATCACCCTCGGCCTGCTGATCGCCTTCCCGGCCATCGTCACCTTCCTGCCGGAACTGATGCGCTAG
- a CDS encoding TRAP transporter small permease: MVLLSGILRRLALAILLIGGIGTMAAMFLGTIEVVGTQILHTPVPGALELTESTMVLIVFGALCYAQIRRSHIRVELIYTNMGPRVRAGMDVFADLCGLVFFSLLLWQAYNEAQYSLQIGEATVGLIRFPLYPARIILAVGTGLLILQLILDLITDTRRVIDGSEYVPAEDFDPTRPPGTD; the protein is encoded by the coding sequence ATGGTTCTTCTTTCTGGCATTCTGCGGCGCCTCGCGCTCGCCATCCTGCTGATCGGCGGGATAGGCACCATGGCGGCCATGTTCCTGGGAACCATCGAAGTGGTGGGGACGCAGATCCTCCACACGCCGGTGCCGGGCGCGCTCGAACTGACCGAAAGCACCATGGTGCTCATCGTGTTCGGCGCCCTGTGCTACGCCCAGATCCGGCGCAGCCACATCCGCGTCGAGCTGATCTACACCAACATGGGTCCGCGGGTTCGGGCCGGCATGGACGTCTTCGCCGACCTCTGCGGCCTGGTGTTCTTCTCGCTGCTGCTGTGGCAGGCCTATAACGAGGCCCAGTACAGCCTGCAGATCGGCGAGGCCACGGTCGGGCTGATCCGCTTCCCGCTGTATCCCGCGCGGATCATCCTGGCGGTCGGCACGGGGCTGCTGATCCTGCAGCTGATCCTCGACCTGATCACCGATACCAGACGGGTGATCGACGGCAGCGAATACGTTCCGGCCGAAGACTTCGACCCCACGCGCCCCCCCGGCACCGACTGA
- a CDS encoding TRAP transporter substrate-binding protein DctP: protein MNKYIGTFIKGAAVAASLGIAGSALAQDQVTLRWGHYLPNSPFLEVEQTFAKKIEERTDGKVKIDITYAGGLGKGNELMTLAGRGAIDMASVVPGYYADQLLFIRAFQIPFVFDTPAEAMTLSRNSFAELPMFGEELDKFNVKFLFHQPLGQYYLTGPNESCDTVAGLKDKKIRSFGADIPKLHNAVGAVPVTIGVGDIYEALERGTLDYSFINPGNIVTNRFYEPGKFSCGPVMAITGHLITIGKRAWDKLTPETQAIFMEEAKIAQQAYLDWIDAFESNAVEQIKANGGTVKPFPDAELAKWKEMAPDLLGDWVKDMEGRGLGAEAKKVYDQWHAWLGH, encoded by the coding sequence ATGAACAAATATATCGGAACCTTCATCAAGGGTGCCGCGGTCGCCGCATCGCTCGGCATCGCCGGCAGCGCGCTGGCGCAGGATCAGGTCACGCTGCGCTGGGGCCACTATCTGCCGAACAGCCCCTTCCTCGAGGTCGAGCAGACCTTCGCCAAGAAGATCGAGGAGCGCACCGACGGCAAGGTGAAGATCGACATCACCTATGCGGGTGGCCTCGGCAAGGGCAACGAGCTGATGACCCTCGCCGGTCGCGGCGCCATCGACATGGCCTCGGTCGTGCCGGGCTACTACGCCGACCAGCTTCTGTTCATCCGCGCCTTCCAGATCCCGTTCGTGTTCGACACGCCGGCCGAGGCGATGACCCTGTCGCGCAACTCCTTCGCGGAGCTGCCGATGTTCGGCGAGGAGCTCGACAAGTTCAACGTCAAGTTCCTGTTCCACCAGCCGCTCGGCCAGTACTACCTGACCGGCCCGAACGAGAGCTGCGACACGGTCGCCGGCCTGAAGGACAAGAAGATCCGCAGCTTCGGCGCGGACATCCCCAAGCTGCATAACGCGGTGGGCGCGGTGCCGGTCACCATCGGCGTGGGCGACATCTACGAGGCGCTGGAGCGCGGTACGCTGGACTACTCGTTCATCAATCCGGGCAACATCGTCACCAACCGCTTCTACGAGCCGGGCAAGTTCAGCTGCGGCCCGGTCATGGCGATCACCGGCCACCTGATCACCATCGGCAAGCGCGCCTGGGACAAGCTGACCCCGGAGACGCAGGCGATCTTCATGGAAGAGGCCAAGATCGCGCAGCAGGCTTATCTCGACTGGATCGACGCCTTCGAAAGCAACGCCGTCGAGCAGATCAAGGCCAATGGCGGCACGGTGAAGCCGTTCCCGGATGCCGAGCTCGCCAAGTGGAAGGAGATGGCTCCGGACCTCCTCGGCGACTGGGTGAAGGACATGGAAGGCCGTGGCCTCGGCGCCGAGGCCAAGAAGGTCTACGACCAGTGGCACGCCTGGCTCGGCCACTGA
- a CDS encoding nitroreductase family protein, with product MDDAHTRPHSMETHAVEAHATEDWRRILGILADRRSCRDFDGSPMDRGLLAEIVRDGMQAPSSCNQQQWHFIIVDDRDLLQRCHDISGGNHHFAECSALIYLCFQKGWTHGNFSVVQSVAGACYHMMLSAHLRGYDSIWNAGIGDNKALAELFDVPPIFEITGALAIGRARPTAPAMKAPRRPFEEVHSWNGFARPSHTIYPAKPAKAYPYFEITNPSNPFAVWDPRGWSWAQLGDFRGYAVWAKSPLAGVYVSRRQGEATAAEMALLPDLKPGTKAVELMPWGGTYSAEIRRRLDPGVDFHLAELSQGNLTFILERLKREGFAMDRTHADRIDGPKLPYVDASVDAVVLPQVLEQMPEPEKMLDEVRRVLKPGGAVVASVRNLDSDYGDHWSEVESLGCIPNQGPFTPLSAETVRGWLAARFTPEVEQGIGTAVSQDATVVTDDKRTACRLYAGRWRVA from the coding sequence ATGGATGACGCGCATACGCGCCCGCATTCGATGGAAACCCATGCCGTCGAGGCCCATGCCACGGAAGATTGGCGCCGGATCCTCGGGATCCTGGCCGACCGCCGGTCGTGCCGCGACTTCGACGGCTCGCCGATGGATCGCGGGCTGCTGGCCGAGATCGTGCGAGACGGGATGCAGGCGCCGTCGTCGTGCAATCAGCAGCAGTGGCATTTCATCATCGTCGACGACCGCGACCTGCTGCAGCGGTGCCACGACATCTCCGGCGGCAACCACCACTTCGCCGAGTGCTCGGCGCTGATCTACCTGTGTTTCCAGAAGGGCTGGACCCACGGCAACTTCTCGGTTGTCCAATCGGTCGCCGGTGCCTGTTATCACATGATGCTGAGCGCCCATCTGCGGGGATACGACTCGATCTGGAACGCGGGAATCGGCGACAACAAGGCGCTGGCCGAACTGTTCGACGTGCCGCCGATCTTCGAGATCACCGGCGCCCTGGCGATCGGCCGGGCGCGGCCGACCGCGCCGGCCATGAAGGCGCCGCGCCGGCCGTTCGAGGAGGTGCATTCCTGGAACGGCTTCGCCCGGCCGTCCCACACGATCTATCCGGCGAAGCCGGCCAAGGCCTATCCGTATTTCGAGATCACCAACCCGTCCAACCCCTTCGCCGTGTGGGATCCGCGCGGCTGGTCCTGGGCGCAGCTCGGCGATTTCCGGGGCTATGCGGTCTGGGCCAAGTCGCCGCTTGCGGGCGTCTATGTCTCGCGCCGCCAGGGCGAGGCGACGGCGGCCGAGATGGCGCTGCTGCCCGATCTGAAGCCGGGAACCAAGGCGGTCGAACTGATGCCGTGGGGCGGGACCTACAGTGCGGAGATCCGCCGCCGGCTCGATCCTGGCGTGGACTTCCATCTGGCCGAACTGTCCCAGGGCAACCTGACTTTCATCCTGGAGCGGCTGAAGCGGGAGGGCTTCGCCATGGACCGCACCCATGCGGACCGGATCGACGGCCCGAAGCTGCCCTATGTCGATGCGAGCGTGGACGCGGTCGTCCTGCCCCAGGTGCTGGAGCAGATGCCGGAGCCGGAGAAGATGCTGGACGAGGTGCGCCGGGTGCTGAAGCCGGGCGGGGCGGTGGTCGCGAGCGTGCGGAACCTGGATTCCGACTACGGCGACCACTGGAGCGAGGTGGAGTCCCTGGGCTGCATTCCGAACCAGGGGCCGTTCACCCCGCTGTCGGCGGAGACCGTGCGCGGCTGGCTGGCCGCCCGGTTCACGCCGGAGGTGGAGCAGGGCATCGGGACGGCGGTCAGCCAGGATGCGACCGTCGTCACCGATGACAAGCGTACCGCCTGCCGGCTGTATGCCGGCCGCTGGCGGGTCGCCTGA
- a CDS encoding dihydroorotase yields the protein MTKMDLRLAGGSVLLPGQGFRDVDVLVADGRIAAVTEPGSGPEATETVQLGGLTVLPGACDVHLHLGHGSDISKPRVPSDAASETAAAAIGGVTSFIPYVMSPDPYGAQFEELKSVTEAGARIDFGFHFVIATDDQLAELPRYIKEFGVPTAKLFMNIRGDEGKRLGLPGTDDGFMLRLLEVLAEHGGMMCPHPENIEAAWVLRDRVMAADPEGRNGLASWNATRPPFVEADAIRRAAYFGRVTGARVYTVHTSSGEALAAAVEQRKAGSKLTIETCTHYLTHDTTSHWGPVAKVNPPLRDPADREALWEGIRRGDIDTLGTDHIHRPVSSKDGGIWKAQPGFPGLDAFLPAFFTEGHAKRGIPLEQLAKLVTCQPADAMGLAPRKGRITPGADADFAILDMKAPWTVEKSSLQSDAGYSVWEGQEMACKVLHTVVRGNFVVRDGALTDGSEGTGRFMARTLA from the coding sequence ATGACCAAGATGGACCTGAGGCTGGCCGGCGGATCGGTGCTGTTGCCTGGACAGGGATTCCGCGATGTCGATGTGCTGGTCGCCGACGGCCGGATCGCCGCGGTGACCGAGCCGGGCAGCGGACCGGAGGCCACGGAGACGGTCCAGCTCGGCGGCCTGACCGTCCTGCCAGGTGCCTGCGACGTCCACCTGCATCTGGGTCACGGCAGCGACATCTCCAAGCCGCGCGTGCCCTCCGACGCCGCCAGCGAGACGGCGGCGGCGGCGATCGGCGGCGTGACCTCCTTCATCCCCTACGTGATGAGTCCGGATCCCTACGGCGCCCAGTTCGAAGAGCTGAAGTCGGTGACCGAGGCTGGCGCGCGGATCGATTTCGGCTTCCACTTCGTCATCGCCACCGACGACCAGCTCGCCGAACTGCCGCGCTACATCAAGGAGTTCGGGGTTCCTACGGCGAAGCTGTTCATGAACATCCGCGGCGACGAGGGCAAGCGGCTCGGCCTGCCCGGCACCGATGACGGTTTCATGCTGCGGCTCCTGGAGGTGCTGGCCGAGCATGGCGGCATGATGTGTCCGCACCCGGAGAACATCGAGGCGGCCTGGGTGCTGCGCGACCGGGTGATGGCCGCCGATCCCGAGGGCAGGAACGGCCTGGCGAGCTGGAACGCCACCCGCCCGCCCTTCGTGGAGGCCGACGCCATCCGCCGGGCGGCCTATTTCGGCCGAGTGACCGGTGCCAGGGTCTACACCGTCCACACCTCCTCCGGCGAGGCGCTGGCCGCCGCCGTCGAGCAGCGCAAGGCCGGCTCGAAGCTGACCATCGAGACCTGCACCCACTACCTGACCCACGACACCACGTCCCACTGGGGTCCCGTCGCCAAGGTGAACCCGCCGCTGCGCGACCCGGCCGACCGGGAGGCGCTGTGGGAGGGCATCCGCCGCGGAGACATCGACACGCTGGGCACCGACCACATCCACCGCCCGGTCTCCAGCAAGGACGGCGGCATCTGGAAGGCTCAGCCGGGCTTCCCGGGGCTCGACGCCTTCCTGCCGGCCTTCTTCACCGAGGGTCACGCCAAGCGCGGCATCCCGCTGGAGCAGCTCGCGAAACTGGTCACCTGCCAGCCGGCCGACGCCATGGGTCTGGCGCCGCGCAAGGGCCGGATCACGCCGGGCGCGGACGCGGACTTCGCGATCCTCGACATGAAGGCGCCGTGGACGGTGGAGAAATCCAGCCTGCAGAGCGATGCCGGCTACTCCGTCTGGGAAGGCCAGGAGATGGCGTGCAAGGTGCTGCACACGGTCGTGCGCGGCAATTTCGTGGTGCGCGACGGCGCCCTGACGGACGGCAGCGAGGGCACCGGCCGGTTCATGGCCCGCACCCTCGCCTGA
- a CDS encoding GntR family transcriptional regulator — MQPITSTNLSTLAFERLEQAIMSGELKPGERLSEVTLARRYGISRGPLREAIGRLEGRNLVERQANQGARVVSLDQAQILDLLVIRESLEGMACRLAATRMKPAELKRLQRMIEGHAQDEQVVAGKGYFQGGGDMDFHYRIVRASRNDRLIKMLDEDLYSLLRLFRQRLSTAPGRPAQALEEHRAVLAALEARDPDAAEAAMRTHIRNSRASINHLVAADVA, encoded by the coding sequence ATGCAACCGATCACTTCGACGAATCTGTCGACTCTGGCCTTCGAGCGGCTGGAGCAGGCGATCATGTCCGGCGAGCTGAAGCCGGGGGAGCGGCTGTCCGAGGTCACCCTGGCCCGGCGCTACGGCATCAGCCGCGGCCCGCTGCGCGAGGCGATCGGCCGGCTCGAGGGCCGCAATCTGGTGGAGCGCCAGGCCAATCAGGGCGCGCGGGTGGTCTCCCTGGACCAGGCGCAGATCCTCGACCTGCTGGTGATCCGCGAGAGCCTGGAGGGCATGGCCTGCCGTCTGGCGGCGACCCGGATGAAGCCGGCCGAGCTGAAGCGGCTGCAGCGGATGATCGAAGGGCATGCCCAGGACGAACAGGTCGTGGCCGGGAAGGGATACTTCCAGGGCGGCGGCGACATGGACTTCCACTACCGCATCGTGCGGGCCAGCCGGAACGACCGGCTGATCAAGATGCTGGACGAGGACCTGTACTCGCTGCTGCGCCTGTTCCGTCAGCGGCTGAGCACGGCCCCGGGCCGCCCGGCCCAGGCGCTGGAGGAGCACCGGGCGGTGCTGGCGGCGCTGGAGGCGCGCGATCCCGACGCGGCGGAGGCGGCCATGCGCACGCATATCCGCAACAGCCGCGCCAGCATCAATCACCTGGTCGCCGCCGACGTGGCCTGA